The genomic region CATTCTGGAACAACTCCTTGCATGCCTTCAATGTCGTGACACCGGTAGGCCCCAAGCATATTGTTCTTGAGGTAGGATAGCTACCTGATGGGGATGAATCAGAGGTGCATCCACAATTTATGTGCACGTAATACCCATTCAAATTGGGGAAAGCAAAGTCCTTCTGGATGAACTCATCATAGTTCAACCATACAGTGTCCAAGTGAGATAGTGACTTCAGCTCCATCAAGCTAGCATTGCTTCCTTGTTTGCATGTACCCTCAACTTCCCATTTCTTAAAGCTAGAGCTACCGATGTATAACTCTTCCAGTTTGGATAACCTCCGAATCAGATTCGAGGGAATTCTCACCAGCAATTTACAACTTCTCAAATCCAACACTCTTAGATTATCCAGTTCTCCAATTTCTTCAGGCAATTCTTCAATAAAAGAACCAAAGAAGCTAAGAATCTTGAGTCGTTTTAGCATCTGAAATAAAGCAAGGTCAGTTCTTTTCTTCCCTGAGCGGGGCCAATTGATATAGCAATATTTGAGCTCTAAGGTCTGAAGATTTGTTAGAAATTCTAAAGATTGCATTGACAAGAATCCATGGGCTAAAGATAAAACTTTAAGTTCTTTCACTCCTTCAAATACTGTATCCGGAACAGTGATAGTTTCTTCTCTGCAAAATAATGCTCTTTTTCTGGCCAATAACAACAGTTGAAGTTTTGGACAAACCAATCTGGCAGGAAGTTCTCTTACATTGTTGTTCATCAAGGACATAGCAGTATAACTGTCAGAGTTTCCAGTCTTTGGCCATTCTTCCAAACCAACTCTGGCTCTCACTCTAAATGCTTGTTCCACTCTGGATCCAACCCATAAGGCAAAATCACGAACCATGTCATGCAATTTCACGTGTCCTTCACTTTCAGTTTCCAACAACAGACAAGAAGCTTTGAGGTCACCAATTGCCTCAAACACTTCACTCCGTACATCATCTATCGATTGAGCATCTTGATAGAACCCCAACCCAACTGCATATCTAGCCAAGTCCTCAACGAATATTTCATAGTCTTCTGGAAAGAGAGAGCACAACAGCAGGCACAACTTGGTTTCTTCACACTGCAAATGATCAAAACTCAACTTCAGACATGCATAAGCATTTTTGTCTTTGTCAACATCCCGAATGTCTATGAGTCTAGAACTTTTAAGTTTTTGAAGAGCTACTTTCCATCCACTAAAGCTTTTATCTCTTAGAGCCCTCCCTACAGTCACAATCGCCAAAGGCAAACCTTTGCATTTTCTTACAACTTTCACTGCCACATTGTTCAAGTCAGAGGAGCAATCATGTAGACCTGCAATATTCTTGAACAAAGCCCATGCTTCACTTTCAGTTAAAACATGCAAAGGAATATCTCTTTGACAGTTTAGAGAAGCACAGACACGCCGTAGACGTGTTGTTAGGAGAATTTTACAGCCCTTGTGATCGTCACCATGTGGGATCCCTATATCTTTCAAGTCAAGATATCTCCAAACATCATCCAGGATTATAAGTATCTTCTTCTCATTCTTCAATCTCTTATGCAATCGTCTTGCTCTTCCCTCGGTAGTctttacatcaaaattcaaacCTAACTTGTCTGCCATTTGATCTTGGATCTTTATGACATCTTGAGCTTGGGACACCACAACCATCAGAACTTGATCAAAAAGCTTCAACATAGTGGCTTTTCTGCTAGCTTCTTTAACTAAGGTGGTCTTACCCACCCCTCCCATACCATACAGGCCAATCATGTTGACATCATCATCCTTCACAGCCACCATAATCTGGTTCAAAGCTTTTCTTGAAGATTTTGAAGGAGTAAAATCCTTGGACGGAAAAAATTCTGTGCCTGAAAGTGGAGCTTGATAGGACACTGTATCAAATTTGCCACTTTCCCAGAGCCTTCTAAGAATCACTGCCTTTTTTGCCACTTTCTTGTTGAAACTGTAT from Ricinus communis isolate WT05 ecotype wild-type chromosome 9, ASM1957865v1, whole genome shotgun sequence harbors:
- the LOC8282913 gene encoding probable disease resistance protein At4g27220 isoform X1, which produces MAAERIGVTVGVTFATKITELLANPTRRQLRYVFCFNSIVEELKKEEKNLMLARDRVQNKVNMALRNAEEIEKDVEEWMTETNTVIDDVQRLKIEIEKYMKYFDKWCSSWIWRYSFNKKVAKKAVILRRLWESGKFDTVSYQAPLSGTEFFPSKDFTPSKSSRKALNQIMVAVKDDDVNMIGLYGMGGVGKTTLVKEASRKATMLKLFDQVLMVVVSQAQDVIKIQDQMADKLGLNFDVKTTEGRARRLHKRLKNEKKILIILDDVWRYLDLKDIGIPHGDDHKGCKILLTTRLRRVCASLNCQRDIPLHVLTESEAWALFKNIAGLHDCSSDLNNVAVKVVRKCKGLPLAIVTVGRALRDKSFSGWKVALQKLKSSRLIDIRDVDKDKNAYACLKLSFDHLQCEETKLCLLLCSLFPEDYEIFVEDLARYAVGLGFYQDAQSIDDVRSEVFEAIGDLKASCLLLETESEGHVKLHDMVRDFALWVGSRVEQAFRVRARVGLEEWPKTGNSDSYTAMSLMNNNVRELPARLVCPKLQLLLLARKRALFCREETITVPDTVFEGVKELKVLSLAHGFLSMQSLEFLTNLQTLELKYCYINWPRSGKKRTDLALFQMLKRLKILSFFGSFIEELPEEIGELDNLRVLDLRSCKLLVRIPSNLIRRLSKLEELYIGSSSFKKWEVEGTCKQGSNASLMELKSLSHLDTVWLNYDEFIQKDFAFPNLNGYYVHINCGCTSDSSPSGSYPTSRTICLGPTGVTTLKACKELFQNVYDLHLLSSTNFCNILPEMDGRGFNELASLKLLLCDFGCLVDTKQRQAPAIAFSNLKVIDMCKTGLRKICHGLPPEGFLEKLQTLKLYGCYHMVQIFPAKLWKTLQTLEKVIVRRCSDLQEVFELHRLNEVNANLLSCLTTLELQELPELRSIWKGPTHNVSLKNLTHLILNNCRCLTSVFSPSLAQSLVHIRTIYIGCCDQIKHIIAEKVEDGEKTFSKLHLQPLSLRNLQTLTIYECNRLEYIFPISIARGFMRLEKIIIVRAVQLAEFFRTGEQVILSPGGNNSMSLQQKNLELKCSSPHSCCSGDHTAVFPSLQHLEFTGCPKLLIHSIAELLVPSKEGLKNSEKLKIEDPEELQMNCQFALERKRMKRSIDEDDYIETLKSNRSYFPLLSFTNLHHLKVYNCERLKNLFRVTIAQSLPHLEYLEVGLANQLVQVFGAEDKADIHYEKEIVFPKLRTLRLEKLPSLTSFCPAGYRCIFPLLEDVTVIGCPHLTTSFTIAPPHFG
- the LOC8282913 gene encoding probable disease resistance protein At4g27220 isoform X2 — translated: MAAERIGVTVGVTFATKITELLANPTRRQLRYVFCFNSIVEELKKEEKNLMLARDRVQNKVNMALRNAEEIEKDVEEWMTETNTVIDDVQRLKIEIEKYMKYFDKWCSSWIWRYSFNKKVAKKAVILRRLWESGKFDTVSYQAPLSGTEFFPSKDFTPSKSSRKALNQIMVAVKDDDVNMIGLYGMGGVGKTTLVKEASRKATMLKLFDQVLMVVVSQAQDVIKIQDQMADKLGLNFDVKTTEGRARRLHKRLKNEKKILIILDDVWRYLDLKDIGIPHGDDHKGCKILLTTRLRRVCASLNCQRDIPLHVLTESEAWALFKNIAGLHDCSSDLNNVAVKVVRKCKGLPLAIVTVGRALRDKSFSGWKVALQKLKSSRLIDIRDVDKDKNAYACLKLSFDHLQCEETKLCLLLCSLFPEDYEIFVEDLARYAVGLGFYQDAQSIDDVRSEVFEAIGDLKASCLLLETESEGHVKLHDMVRDFALWVGSRVEQAFRVRARVGLEEWPKTGNSDSYTAMSLMNNNVRELPARLVCPKLQLLLLARKRALFCREETITVPDTVFEGVKELKVLSLAHGFLSMQSLEFLTNLQTLELKYCYINWPRSGKKRTDLALFQMLKRLKILSFFGSFIEELPEEIGELDNLRVLDLRSCKLLVRIPSNLIRRLSKLEELYIGSSSFKKWEVEGTCKQGSNASLMELKSLSHLDTVWLNYDEFIQKDFAFPNLNGYYVHINCGCTSDSSPSGSYPTSRTICLGPTGVTTLKACKELFQNVYDLHLLSSTNFCNILPEMDGRGFNELASLKLLLCDFGCLVDTKQRQAPAIAFSNLKVIDMCKTGLRKICHGLPPEGFLEKLQTLKLYGCYHMVQIFPAKLWKTLQTLEKVIVRRCSDLQEVFELHRLNEVNANLLSCLTTLELQELPELRSIWKGPTHNVSLKNLTHLILNNCRCLTSVFSPSLAQSLVHIRTIYIGCCDQIKHIIAEKVEDGEKTFSKLHLQPLSLRNLQTLTIYECNRLEYIFPISIARGFMRLEKIIIVRAVQLAEFFRTGEQVILSPGGNNSMSLQQKNLELKCSSPHSCCSGDHTAVFPSLQHLEFTGCPKLLIHSIAELLVPSKLLSEFGVLTLKCSGVPL